In Quercus robur chromosome 11, dhQueRobu3.1, whole genome shotgun sequence, the following proteins share a genomic window:
- the LOC126704554 gene encoding trimethyltridecatetraene synthase-like — MELTSWAAVLAMAWLAALLFFFKNNPLRFHKLILPPGPKPWPIIGNLNAIGPLPHQSFHKLSQKYGPLMQLKFGSVPVVVASSAEMAKQFLKTHDHIFACRPQTAAGKYTTYNFTNISWAPYGPYLRQGRKIYLSELFSSKQLESFEYIRVEERRALLSRLCALSGKPIRLKEHLSHLTLSVISRIVLGKKYFSESEYESSIVTLKEFQDMLDELFLLNGVLNIGDWIPWLDFLDLQGYVKRMKAITKKFDRFHDHVIGEHKAKRESVKDFVPKDMVDLLLKLADDPNIDVKLTYDNIKALTQDLVAGGTDTSATTVEWAMSELMKQPHLIKKATEELDRIIGRDRWVEEKDIPQLPYIDAIMKETMRKHPVAVLLAPHLALQDCNVAGYDIRKGTTIFINTWSIGRDPSIWDAPEEFRPERFLGKAIDVKGQNFELLPFGSGRRMCPGYSLGLKMISSSLANMLHGFEWKLPDNMKPEDLNMEEIYGLATPRKFPLVAVMKPRLPLHLY, encoded by the exons ATGGAGCTCACTTCTTGGGCTGCTGTTTTAGCCATGGCATGGCTAGCTGCTTTgctctttttcttcaaaaataacCCCCTTCGATTCCACAAGCTAATACTTCCACCAGGACCCAAACCTTGGCCTATCATAGGCAATCTAAACGCTATTGGTCCTCTCCCTCACCAATCCTTTCATAAATTGTCTCAAAAATACGGACCACTTATGCAACTTAAGTTCGGGTCTGTCCCAGTAGTGGTTGCCTCATCTGCCGAAATGGCAAAGCAATTCCTAAAAACACATGATCACATCTTTGCATGTAGACCCCAAACTGCTGCTGGGAAATACACCACTTATAACTTCACCAATATCTCATGGGCACCTTATGGACCATATTTGCGCCAAGGGCGTAAGATATATCTCTCTGAGCTATTTAGCTCGAAACAACTAGAGTCCTTTGAGTATATTCGTGTCGAAGAAAGGCGTGCTCTTCTCTCACGCTTATGTGCCTTGTCTGGGAAGCCGATTAGGCTGAAAGAGCATCTTTCGCACCTTACATTAAGCGTCATAAGCAGAATTGTATTGGGCAAGAAGTATTTCAGTGAGTCTGAATACGAGTCTTCAATAGTGACACTCAAAGAATTTCAAGATATGTTAGACGAACTGTTCTTGCTAAATGGGGTGTTGAACATTGGGGACTGGATACCATGGCTCGATTTCTTAGACTTGCAGGGATACGTGAAGCGAATGAAGGCtatcacaaaaaaatttgatCGATTCCACGACCATGTTATTGGTGAACATAAGGCAAAGAGAGAAAGCGTGAAAGATTTTGTGCCAAAGGATATGGTGGATTTATTATTAAAGCTCGccgatgatcctaatattgatGTTAAGCTCACTTATGACAATATCAAAGCGCTCACTCAG GATCTTGTAGCTGGAGGTACAGATACCTCTGCAACTACTGTGGAATGGGCTATGTCTGAACTCATGAAGCAACCACATCTCATCAAAAAGGCAACGGAAGAACTGGATAGGATTATTGGAAGAGACAGATGGGTAGAAGAGAAAGACATCCCACAGCTTCCTTATATTGATGCAATTATGAAAGAAACAATGAGAAAACACCCTGTTGCCGTATTGCTTGCACCACATTTGGCTCTTCAAGACTGCAATGTAGCTGGTTACGACATTCGCAAAGGAACAACAATATTCATAAACACTTGGAGTATAGGAAGGGATCCATCAATATGGGATGCACCAGAAGAGTTCCGCCCAGAGAGATTTTTGGGTAAGGCTATTGATGTGAAGGGACAAAATTTTGAGCTATTGCCGTTTGGTTCAGGGAGGAGGATGTGCCCTGGCTATAGCCTTGGACTAAAGATGATTAGCTCCAGCTTGGCTAATATGTTGCATGGATTTGAGTGGAAATTGCCAGACAATATGAAGCCAGAAGATTTGAACATGGAGGAAATTTATGGCTTGGCTACGCCTAGAAAGTTTCCACTTGTTGCAGTCATGAAGCCACGACTCCCGCTTCATCTTTATTAG